Part of the Bacillus sp. THAF10 genome is shown below.
ATGACTGATAGGCAAAAGCTTCCTCAATAGGAGTAAGGTCCTCCCGCTGCAGGTTCTCAAGTAAGGCCAGTTCCATCATTTGTTGCTCTGTTAGGTTGCGGACCACCACAGGAACCTTAGTTAATTTTGCAGCTTTTGCTGCTCGATAGCGACGTTCCCCAACGACAATCTCAAAGCCTTTAATACTTTTTCGAACAATTATCGGCTGAAGAATCCCATGCTGTTTTATGGACTCTTTTAACTCTTCAATTGCTTCTGGTTCAAAGTATTTTCGTGGCTGATACGGATTGGGGCGAATATCCTTGATACTTACTTCTTGAACGGCTTCTTCCTTGGAAGCTTCAATGGATGGAAATAAAGCATTGATCCCTTTACCTAATCCTTTACCCATGTGTCACCACTTCCTTTGCTAGATCTAAATAAACTTCTGCTCCACGTGATTTTGGATCATAAATGATAATTGGCTCTCCATGGCTAGGTGCTTCACTAAGACGAACATTGCGGGGAATAATCGTCCGGTATACTTTATCCTGGAAATACTTTTTCACTTCTTCAATCACTTGGATTCCGAGGTTTGTTCTCGCATCCAGCATGGTTAATAAGACGCCGTCAATCATAAGGTCTTTATTTAAGTGCTTTTGCACAAGACGAACCGTATTTAAAAGCTGACTCAGCCCTTCAAGTGCATAGTATTCACACTGCACTGGGATCACAACGGCATCTGATGACGTTAAGGCATTGATCGTTAAAAGGCCCAGAGATGGCGGGCAATCTATAATTATGTAATCATAAAGATGCTTCACATCATCTAAAGCTCGCTTTAACCTAACCTCCCTGGAAATAGTTGGTACTAACTCTATTTCTGCCCCAGCGAGCTGAATCGTTGCCGGGATTATCGAAAGGTTTTCGACTTTAGTAGGAAGGATAGCCTTTTTCGCTTCCACATCCTCTACTAAAATATCATAAATACATTGATTCACTTCAGCTTTTTCCACACCCACACCACTTGTGGCATTTCCTTGTGGATCTACATCTACTAAAAGCACTTTTTTTCCTATATAGGCTAAACAAGCGCCGAGGTTAACCGATGTGGTTGTTTTACCAACTCCACCTTTTTGGTTAGCAATAGCAATAATTCTGCCCATGCTGTCACCTGCCTTCAAAAAAGAACATACTTTTACTCTATTTCTTCCTTATTTTATCACGAATTTACAGAAAGTTAACTTGTTTTTGATAATTAGGCTCTTTTCTAAAAGATTGTTGCTAGGAACGAGGAAAAAGTCGGCTCTAGGACTTTTTCTGCACGACAGCTACGTTGATTACGGAAGTATTTACTATAAGCTGAGCAACAAAGTTAGCGTAGACAGCCGATAAATAAAATCAAAGCGTAAGCGAAGAACGTTCGTCGGATATAAAGGAATCTTGTCGAAGAATGTTTCTCGGGAAATAAATAAGAAGAAAAACAAAAATCCGGATTTCTATTCCTTATACTAGATTACTAGCTTACAAGGAATGAAAAAGCCGGATTAACGGGATTTTTTATTTCTTTGGGATACGAATAGTAAATTGATAGTACTCTTCGGTTTCTTCTTCCTGGGAATCAAGCTTAATGCCACTGTCGTTTACCATCGTCAAGGATTGCCTTATGGTATTCATGGCGATTCGCATATCTTTACTGAATGCTTTGCGTTTTGGTTTAGGCTTTGGATTAGCGCTCTCTAGTATTCTCACGACGCGTTCTTCTGTTTGCTTTACATTTAACTGCTTTTCCAAAATTTCCGCTAACACGGCAACTTGCTTTTCTGGTTGCTTTAGTGGAATGAGCGCACGAGCATGGCGTTCGGTAATTTTCTTCTGCAAGAGAGCATCTTGAATTTCAGAAGGAAGTTTTAAAAGGCGCAGCTTGTTCGCTACCGTGGATTGGCCTTTTCCAAGTCTTTGGGCAAGGGCCTCCTGCGTTAAATTATGCAGTTCGAGTAATTTAGAGTAGGCAATGGCTTCCTCGATCGCGGAAAGCTCTTCACGCTGTAGGTTTTCAATTAGTGCAACAGATGCCGTCTCTGCATCATTAAATTCCTTCACAATGGCAGGGATACTCTCCCAGCCAAGCTTTTGTACTGCTCTCCAACGGCGCTCCCCGGCAATAATTTCATATTTGCTGTTTTCGAACTCACGAACAACGATAGGCTGAATGATGCCGTGTGTTCGGATGGTTTGTGATAGCTCTTCTATTTTTTCATCAACAAAAACCGTGCGGGGCTGGTATCTGTTTGGAACGATGTCTTTGACAGCAATTTTCATTATTTTTTCATGATCTGTTTTTTCTACTATTTCCTGTTCTTCCTTTTCCCCAATACCAAAAAAACGAGAGAACGGAGATTTCATAGTTCCACCACCTTATGGATAGAATCCCTATTTTCTAATTCGCTTTTCTTACGATAAAGTCCTTTTTTTGCCACCTAAAAATTTTTCATTCTAACGGCTGTT
Proteins encoded:
- the noc gene encoding nucleoid occlusion protein, giving the protein MKSPFSRFFGIGEKEEQEIVEKTDHEKIMKIAVKDIVPNRYQPRTVFVDEKIEELSQTIRTHGIIQPIVVREFENSKYEIIAGERRWRAVQKLGWESIPAIVKEFNDAETASVALIENLQREELSAIEEAIAYSKLLELHNLTQEALAQRLGKGQSTVANKLRLLKLPSEIQDALLQKKITERHARALIPLKQPEKQVAVLAEILEKQLNVKQTEERVVRILESANPKPKPKRKAFSKDMRIAMNTIRQSLTMVNDSGIKLDSQEEETEEYYQFTIRIPKK
- a CDS encoding ParA family protein, which codes for MGRIIAIANQKGGVGKTTTSVNLGACLAYIGKKVLLVDVDPQGNATSGVGVEKAEVNQCIYDILVEDVEAKKAILPTKVENLSIIPATIQLAGAEIELVPTISREVRLKRALDDVKHLYDYIIIDCPPSLGLLTINALTSSDAVVIPVQCEYYALEGLSQLLNTVRLVQKHLNKDLMIDGVLLTMLDARTNLGIQVIEEVKKYFQDKVYRTIIPRNVRLSEAPSHGEPIIIYDPKSRGAEVYLDLAKEVVTHG